The following proteins are encoded in a genomic region of Ornithinibacillus sp. 4-3:
- a CDS encoding YitT family protein, whose translation MEGVKVSEMIRNIILIIMGAAIAGYALEAILIPNAVIDGGITGLSIMGNTLFNIPLGVLLFILNLPFIYLGYKQVGSLFAIYSTIGIVALSASTMLMSGMEPILSDKDELLVVLSGGVMLGLGIGIVLRNGGALDGSEVLAVLVSRKIPFSVGDVILFINVFIFIGAGFVYSLESALYSAATYYLAKVVIDVVQVGLESSRSVRVVSEHARVMGHAIQKRLGRGVTFTQGTGGFSEEPIEVMSCIISRMEENKILTIIKEFDPSAFIVITEVAEVRGGSFKKRDVH comes from the coding sequence ATGGAAGGTGTAAAAGTATCAGAAATGATCCGAAATATTATTTTAATTATTATGGGGGCTGCTATTGCTGGTTATGCGTTAGAGGCTATCTTAATTCCTAATGCTGTAATTGATGGTGGTATTACAGGATTGAGCATTATGGGGAATACTTTATTTAATATACCGCTTGGTGTACTATTATTTATCCTGAATTTACCGTTTATTTATTTAGGTTATAAGCAAGTAGGTAGTCTATTTGCCATTTATAGCACGATTGGAATCGTGGCATTATCAGCTTCAACAATGCTAATGAGTGGGATGGAGCCCATTTTAAGTGATAAGGATGAGTTGCTCGTTGTTTTATCAGGTGGGGTGATGCTTGGTCTAGGAATTGGTATCGTTCTGCGGAATGGGGGCGCTCTAGATGGCTCTGAAGTATTAGCTGTATTAGTTTCGCGTAAAATTCCATTCTCTGTTGGTGATGTAATTTTATTTATTAATGTGTTTATCTTCATAGGTGCTGGTTTTGTTTACAGTTTAGAGAGTGCGCTATATTCAGCAGCTACCTATTATCTTGCAAAAGTAGTTATTGATGTAGTACAAGTTGGTTTAGAAAGTTCAAGATCTGTTCGAGTGGTCAGTGAACATGCTCGTGTCATGGGACATGCCATTCAGAAACGTCTTGGACGGGGTGTGACATTTACGCAAGGAACAGGCGGGTTTAGTGAGGAACCGATTGAAGTAATGAGTTGCATTATCTCACGTATGGAAGAGAATAAAATATTAACGATTATTAAAGAATTTGACCCTAGCGCATTTATTGTAATCACAGAGGTTGCTGAAGTTCGTGGTGGTAGCTTTAAAAAGCGTGATGTTCATTAA
- a CDS encoding glucosaminidase domain-containing protein → MKRLKIKRVIGALIVLSLAFYLAVFSFNKVLSLFEKQPVITLPPEDFTTEHFIHEIGEYARELAAENDLYASVMIAQAMLESNQGRSGLASDPYYNLFGIKGKYNNQSVQFETLEDDGEGNMETIVAEFRQYPSFEASLEDYVKLLREGVSWDSEFYHNAMKSNTDSYKDVTNFLTGTYATDSSYEQKLNDLIEQYALTQYDYPIKEEKEITIADQNSIDDIAEDYQVNKTSLIQWNKLKSSILEKGQVLRIYETAGE, encoded by the coding sequence ATGAAAAGATTAAAAATAAAAAGAGTAATTGGCGCCCTAATTGTTCTTAGTTTGGCCTTTTATCTCGCTGTATTTTCTTTTAATAAGGTCCTTTCCCTTTTTGAAAAACAGCCTGTAATTACCTTACCACCTGAGGATTTTACAACGGAGCATTTTATCCATGAAATTGGTGAATATGCCCGTGAATTAGCTGCTGAAAATGACTTATATGCTTCTGTGATGATTGCCCAAGCAATGCTAGAAAGCAATCAAGGTCGAAGCGGCCTAGCATCTGACCCATATTATAATTTATTTGGTATAAAAGGAAAATATAATAATCAATCCGTACAGTTTGAAACATTGGAAGATGATGGCGAAGGGAACATGGAAACGATTGTTGCTGAATTTCGTCAGTATCCATCTTTCGAAGCATCTTTAGAAGATTATGTAAAATTATTACGTGAAGGAGTTTCCTGGGATAGCGAATTCTATCATAACGCAATGAAAAGCAATACTGATTCTTATAAAGACGTTACGAATTTCTTAACAGGAACATATGCAACAGATTCAAGCTATGAGCAAAAGCTTAATGACTTGATTGAACAATATGCTTTAACGCAATATGACTATCCAATTAAAGAGGAAAAAGAAATTACTATCGCAGATCAAAATTCAATTGATGATATTGCAGAAGATTATCAAGTAAACAAAACATCTCTAATCCAATGGAATAAATTAAAATCTAGTATTCTCGAAAAAGGGCAGGTTCTACGCATTTACGAAACTGCTGGTGAATAA